The Blautia hydrogenotrophica DSM 10507 genome window below encodes:
- a CDS encoding Cof-type HAD-IIB family hydrolase, whose translation MDSKVKCVALDLDGTLLSDEKKVSEENREALMRAAEKGVHIVIASGRAYTSLPKEVLQIPGIEYAITSNGAKIYHVLTRECVRDTRMTAASVEKIRRQVKGMGMAEEIFVDGQPYAMAAYVKDPVAYGIEKHAVSYIQTTRVPVTDVEEFFQIHAGELECLDYILKDVTKRDEIWRLLEETVPDIYVTSSMPNRLEISHKDAGKRAAYEWLLGQLQIPPAQAAAFGDADNDWEMLDFVGYGIAMENATKRCKKAARAVTKKNTQSGVAYGFSTYLCI comes from the coding sequence ATGGACAGTAAAGTAAAATGTGTGGCCCTGGATTTAGATGGAACTCTGCTCTCGGATGAAAAGAAGGTATCTGAGGAGAACCGGGAGGCGCTGATGCGGGCTGCAGAAAAAGGGGTACATATCGTGATTGCCAGCGGACGGGCCTATACGTCCTTGCCAAAAGAAGTGTTGCAGATACCTGGAATCGAGTACGCGATCACTTCGAACGGTGCGAAAATCTATCATGTTCTGACCAGAGAATGTGTGCGGGACACTCGGATGACGGCTGCCTCTGTGGAAAAAATTCGCCGGCAAGTAAAAGGGATGGGAATGGCAGAGGAAATCTTTGTGGACGGACAGCCGTATGCTATGGCAGCCTATGTGAAAGACCCTGTTGCCTATGGTATTGAAAAGCATGCGGTTTCCTACATCCAGACGACGCGGGTGCCGGTGACAGATGTGGAAGAGTTTTTTCAGATTCATGCAGGAGAACTAGAATGTCTGGACTATATCTTGAAGGATGTGACGAAAAGAGATGAGATTTGGAGACTTTTAGAGGAGACAGTGCCGGATATCTATGTCACCTCTTCCATGCCCAACAGGTTGGAGATCTCCCACAAGGATGCCGGAAAGCGTGCAGCCTATGAGTGGCTGTTGGGACAGCTTCAGATTCCACCTGCGCAGGCAGCCGCGTTTGGGGATGCGGACAATGACTGGGAGATGTTGGATTTCGTGGGGTACGGAATCGCCATGGAGAATGCGACAAAACGCTGTAAAAAGGCAGCTCGGGCTGTGACTAAGAAGAATACGCAGTCAGGGGTGGCTTATGGCTTTTCGACTTACCTTTGCATATAG
- a CDS encoding amidophosphoribosyltransferase: MGGIFGVASKENCTLDLFFGIDYHSHLGTRRGGMAVYNKEKGFDRAIHNIENSPFRTKFERDVDSLEGNLGIGCISDNEPQPLMVQSHLGSFAITTVGKINNMEQLIEHSYKNGCTHFLEMSGGSVNQTEMVASLINQKQTLVEGIQYAQELIDGSMTLLIMTPSGLYGARDLMGRTPLILGKKEGACCASFESFAFGNLGYDTLRELGPGEIVYITPDGAETLVQPKDKMKICSFLWVYYGYPTSTYEGVNVEEMRYKCGDMLARRDAEKVHPDIVAGVPDSGIAHAVGYANRSGIPFARPFIKYTPTWPRSFMPTQQSQRDLIARMKLIPVHELIRGKSLLLIDDSIVRGTQLRGTTDFLYHSGAKEVHIRPACPPLMYGCKYLNFSRSKSEMDLITRQVILKREGELHYEDKLEDYANPDSQNYKEMLEDIRQELHFTSLRYHRLDDMIESIGISPCKLCTYCWNGKD; the protein is encoded by the coding sequence ATGGGCGGAATTTTTGGAGTAGCTTCAAAGGAAAACTGCACGTTGGACCTATTTTTTGGAATTGACTACCACTCTCATCTGGGAACGAGGAGAGGTGGTATGGCCGTATACAATAAAGAGAAAGGCTTTGACCGGGCAATTCACAACATTGAGAATTCTCCGTTTCGTACGAAATTTGAGAGAGATGTGGACAGCCTGGAGGGTAATCTGGGAATCGGCTGTATCTCAGACAACGAACCGCAGCCTTTGATGGTGCAGTCTCACCTGGGCAGTTTTGCGATCACGACTGTCGGAAAGATCAATAACATGGAACAGCTGATTGAACATTCCTACAAGAATGGGTGTACACACTTTTTAGAGATGAGCGGTGGAAGTGTCAATCAGACGGAGATGGTGGCATCTTTGATTAACCAAAAGCAGACTCTGGTGGAGGGGATTCAGTATGCTCAGGAATTGATTGATGGTTCCATGACGCTTCTGATTATGACTCCAAGCGGACTGTATGGGGCCAGAGATCTGATGGGAAGAACACCTTTGATCCTCGGTAAGAAGGAAGGCGCTTGCTGTGCTTCTTTTGAAAGTTTTGCCTTTGGAAATCTAGGATATGATACGCTTCGGGAATTGGGACCAGGAGAGATCGTATATATCACTCCTGACGGGGCGGAGACTCTGGTGCAGCCGAAAGATAAGATGAAAATCTGTTCTTTCCTGTGGGTGTATTATGGATATCCCACCTCTACCTACGAGGGAGTCAATGTGGAGGAGATGCGCTATAAGTGTGGGGATATGTTGGCTCGAAGAGACGCAGAGAAAGTACATCCTGACATTGTGGCGGGAGTTCCGGACTCTGGCATTGCCCATGCGGTGGGCTACGCGAACCGTTCTGGAATTCCGTTTGCTCGTCCTTTTATCAAATATACTCCTACCTGGCCGAGATCTTTTATGCCGACTCAGCAGAGCCAGAGAGATTTGATTGCGCGTATGAAATTGATTCCGGTACATGAGTTGATTCGTGGAAAGAGCCTGTTGTTGATTGACGATTCTATTGTCCGTGGCACGCAGCTTCGGGGAACCACCGATTTTTTGTATCACAGTGGAGCGAAGGAGGTTCATATCCGGCCGGCATGTCCGCCATTGATGTACGGGTGTAAGTATTTGAATTTCTCCAGGTCAAAATCAGAGATGGATTTAATCACCAGACAGGTAATCCTGAAGCGGGAGGGCGAGCTTCACTATGAAGATAAGCTGGAAGATTACGCGAACCCAGATTCCCAGAACTATAAAGAGATGTTAGAGGATATACGCCAGGAACTACACTTTACTTCTCTGAGATACCACCGTCTGGACGATATGATTGAGTCTATCGGCATCTCACCGTGTAAACTGTGTACCTACTGTTGGAATGGAAAAGATTGA
- a CDS encoding YitT family protein — MSCAIIAAVIFAVNIKTFVRAGGLYPSGFNGVTLLVQQIGTQFFGIAIPFSLINLPLNAIPAFISFKYLGPKFTVSSCCVVVLTSLLTDFIPSQPITYDPLLISIFGGLINGLAASLCLIGNTSGGGTDFIAILVSEKRGRDIWNYILAGNAVLLTVAGLLFGWDAALYSIIFQFTCTQTIQILHQRYKKHTLFIVTRHPAKVYEEIKNFTHHSATQFTGKGCYSQDELTLLYSVVSREEAKLLIKKVKEVDPSAFINIIKTDYINGRFYHRTDY, encoded by the coding sequence ATGTCCTGCGCGATCATTGCCGCTGTTATTTTCGCAGTCAATATCAAGACCTTCGTCAGAGCCGGGGGACTGTACCCCAGCGGTTTTAACGGAGTGACCTTGCTAGTTCAGCAGATCGGTACTCAATTTTTTGGAATTGCAATCCCTTTTAGTCTCATCAACCTGCCTTTGAACGCAATTCCCGCTTTTATCAGCTTTAAGTACCTGGGGCCTAAGTTCACTGTCAGCTCCTGCTGTGTCGTGGTACTGACCAGCCTTTTGACTGACTTCATCCCCAGCCAGCCGATCACCTACGATCCTCTCCTGATTAGTATCTTCGGTGGTCTGATCAACGGTCTGGCAGCCAGTCTCTGTCTGATCGGCAACACCTCGGGAGGCGGAACAGACTTCATCGCGATTTTGGTCTCGGAGAAACGTGGACGGGATATCTGGAATTATATCTTGGCAGGCAACGCCGTGCTACTGACGGTGGCCGGCCTGCTGTTCGGATGGGATGCGGCTCTTTATTCCATCATTTTCCAGTTCACCTGCACACAAACTATTCAAATTCTGCACCAGAGGTACAAAAAACATACCCTGTTCATTGTAACCAGACACCCTGCCAAGGTCTACGAGGAAATCAAAAATTTCACCCATCACAGCGCCACACAGTTCACCGGAAAAGGCTGTTACAGTCAGGATGAATTGACTCTTTTGTACTCCGTCGTCTCTCGGGAGGAAGCAAAGCTATTGATTAAAAAAGTAAAAGAAGTAGACCCCTCGGCGTTTATCAACATCATTAAGACAGACTATATTAACGGACGCTTTTATCACAGAACAGACTATTGA
- a CDS encoding pseudouridine synthase translates to MKKIRLDKYLADAGAGTRSEVKKYISKAQVQVNGKTVLNPAEKIEPEEVEVCCLGQVVHVDRYEYYLLHKPAGCVSATEDVRERTVMEFVPSRRKDLFPVGRLDKDTEGLLLITNDGELAHRLLAPRRHVPKQYFAQIKGKMTQEDAQKFRQGVEIGEKNPTLPAKLEILSVENGEEGWISCINLTIEEGKFHQIKRMVQAVGKEVIYLKRISMGPLYLDENLERGQCRPLTEKEIELLKKAATKS, encoded by the coding sequence ATGAAAAAAATTCGTCTGGACAAATATCTTGCCGATGCCGGAGCGGGGACACGCAGTGAGGTGAAAAAGTATATCTCGAAGGCACAGGTACAGGTGAATGGAAAAACCGTCTTAAATCCCGCGGAAAAAATCGAACCAGAAGAGGTTGAGGTCTGTTGTCTAGGACAGGTGGTGCATGTGGATAGATACGAGTATTATCTGCTCCACAAACCGGCAGGCTGCGTCAGCGCCACAGAGGACGTAAGAGAGAGGACAGTGATGGAGTTTGTGCCATCCCGGAGAAAAGATCTCTTCCCAGTGGGAAGACTTGACAAGGATACAGAAGGGCTTTTGCTGATTACCAATGACGGGGAACTGGCCCATCGGCTTTTGGCACCTAGAAGACATGTGCCAAAACAGTATTTTGCGCAGATCAAAGGGAAGATGACCCAGGAGGACGCGCAGAAATTTCGGCAGGGAGTCGAAATTGGAGAGAAAAATCCGACGCTTCCAGCTAAGTTGGAGATTCTCTCTGTAGAAAATGGGGAGGAAGGCTGGATATCCTGTATAAATCTGACCATTGAGGAAGGAAAGTTTCATCAGATCAAGAGGATGGTTCAGGCAGTGGGCAAGGAAGTGATCTACCTGAAACGGATCTCCATGGGACCGCTGTATCTGGACGAGAACTTAGAGAGGGGGCAGTGCCGCCCTCTGACAGAAAAAGAGATAGAGTTGCTGAAGAAAGCTGCCACAAAATCTTGA
- the folK gene encoding 2-amino-4-hydroxy-6-hydroxymethyldihydropteridine diphosphokinase gives MDKIMIDGLEIFANHGVFPEENKLGQKFVISAVLWTDTRPAGCSDDLNQSINYGEVSQRITEFVQKNTFQLIETVVERLAEELLLTYSELIKIQLKIEKPWAPVGLPLRTVGIEIVRGWHTAYVAFGSNMGDKEGYVNASIEGLRQTKGCKVEAVSDFLVTEPYGGVEQDEFLNGVLRLRTLLSPQELLERLHELEQEAKRERIVRWGPRTLDLDILFYDDCVIDTEELHIPHIDLQNRDFVLRPMNQIAPYLRHPVLNQTISQLWENLCRQ, from the coding sequence ATGGATAAAATAATGATTGACGGACTGGAAATTTTTGCGAACCACGGGGTATTTCCTGAGGAAAATAAGCTGGGGCAAAAATTCGTGATCTCTGCGGTCCTGTGGACGGACACGAGGCCGGCAGGGTGCAGCGACGATTTGAATCAGTCCATAAACTACGGTGAGGTGAGTCAGAGGATAACGGAGTTTGTGCAAAAAAATACATTTCAACTGATAGAGACTGTGGTGGAGCGGCTGGCGGAGGAATTGTTGTTGACCTATTCGGAGCTTATAAAAATACAGTTGAAAATTGAGAAGCCGTGGGCGCCGGTGGGACTGCCTCTTCGCACCGTCGGTATCGAGATTGTACGGGGATGGCATACGGCTTACGTGGCTTTTGGTTCTAATATGGGAGACAAAGAGGGGTACGTAAACGCATCCATTGAGGGATTGCGCCAGACGAAAGGCTGCAAAGTGGAGGCTGTGTCAGATTTTCTGGTGACGGAGCCCTACGGCGGAGTGGAGCAGGATGAATTTTTAAACGGCGTGCTGAGGCTGCGCACCTTGCTGTCTCCCCAAGAACTGCTGGAACGTCTTCATGAGTTGGAGCAGGAGGCAAAAAGAGAGCGAATCGTTCGTTGGGGTCCGCGCACCTTGGACTTGGATATCTTGTTTTACGACGACTGTGTGATTGATACAGAGGAACTTCACATTCCCCATATCGACTTGCAGAATCGGGATTTTGTGCTAAGGCCGATGAATCAGATTGCGCCTTATCTGCGGCATCCAGTTTTGAATCAGACGATCTCTCAGCTCTGGGAAAACCTGTGTCGGCAGTAG
- a CDS encoding pyridoxal phosphate-dependent aminotransferase, translating to MLTHKDHFHGSDLEKIEKVYGIKKEELVSYSANVNPLGLSDNLKEHLARHLDVITGYPDREYTQLRREIAAYTGAQSEYVLVGNGSTELISHFIQTLHPQKALILGPTYSEYERDISLGGGISLYYPLKEEQNFILDVEGLCAQLHEGLDLLVLCNPNNPTSTAVTNKNMRRILDVCLQYGIFVMVDETYVEFAPEPRDISSVSLTNYYTNLIILRGTSKFFACPGLRLGYAITGNLDLLQEINQKKDPWSVNSLAELAGQFMFRDESYIQKTKELIHSERERIYQELSSWNSVKVYPGCANFLLVRILKKGIDAQQLFDHCIRQKMMIRNCSTFPFLDETYFRFCLMLPGQNDHLTEAFLQLLK from the coding sequence ATGTTAACACACAAAGATCATTTTCACGGCAGTGATTTAGAAAAAATAGAGAAAGTCTATGGAATTAAAAAAGAAGAGCTCGTAAGCTACAGTGCCAATGTCAACCCACTGGGACTATCTGACAACCTAAAAGAACATCTCGCCAGGCATCTGGATGTCATCACCGGTTATCCTGACCGGGAATACACACAGCTTCGGCGCGAGATTGCCGCCTACACAGGTGCACAGTCAGAATACGTACTGGTAGGCAACGGTTCCACCGAACTCATCTCCCACTTTATCCAGACTCTACATCCCCAAAAGGCTTTAATCTTAGGCCCCACCTACTCTGAATATGAGAGAGATATCTCGTTGGGAGGTGGTATTAGCCTCTACTATCCTCTGAAGGAAGAGCAGAATTTTATTTTGGATGTGGAAGGATTATGCGCTCAACTCCACGAAGGACTCGACCTTCTGGTCTTGTGCAATCCAAACAATCCTACCTCCACCGCAGTTACCAACAAAAATATGCGCAGAATCCTGGATGTCTGTCTGCAATACGGAATTTTCGTCATGGTCGATGAGACTTATGTGGAATTTGCCCCGGAGCCAAGAGACATTTCCTCTGTGTCTTTGACCAACTATTACACGAATCTAATTATACTGAGAGGAACTTCCAAATTTTTCGCCTGCCCTGGCCTGCGGCTGGGATATGCAATTACAGGCAACTTAGATCTGCTCCAAGAGATTAATCAGAAAAAAGACCCCTGGTCTGTGAACAGTCTCGCTGAACTCGCCGGCCAGTTTATGTTTCGAGATGAATCCTATATACAGAAAACCAAAGAGCTGATTCATTCCGAGCGTGAACGCATCTATCAGGAACTCTCCTCTTGGAATTCCGTGAAGGTATATCCAGGCTGCGCGAATTTCCTCCTAGTGCGTATTCTGAAAAAAGGTATTGATGCACAGCAGCTTTTTGACCACTGTATTCGCCAAAAAATGATGATTCGCAACTGCTCCACCTTTCCGTTTCTGGATGAGACTTATTTTCGCTTCTGCCTGATGCTTCCAGGACAGAATGACCACCTGACAGAAGCTTTTTTACAGCTCTTAAAATAA
- a CDS encoding pyridoxamine kinase produces MKPTMKRVAAIHDLSGFGRASLCSIIPTLSAMGVQVCPVPTAILSTHSGDFENYTFQDLTDTIPAYMAHWKQLGLEFDCIYSGFLGSPKQTQIVADIFDDFATEDTLVVVDPVMGDNGDLYSSIPETMIPQMRKLIGKADIIVPNYTEAAMLLGREMERQQTDEELKEWLRELADLGPGTVMITSAPDMEKPEMMNVIAYERESGTYWKVASRLLHDYYPGTGDVFASVLIGSLLRGESLPEAIDWAAQFVSQCIKVSSGYDYERRDGVQLERVLPLLHQDHLVNGYERF; encoded by the coding sequence ATGAAACCAACAATGAAAAGAGTCGCAGCGATTCATGATCTGTCCGGATTCGGAAGGGCTTCGCTGTGTTCTATTATTCCCACGCTTTCAGCTATGGGTGTGCAGGTCTGTCCGGTTCCCACTGCGATTTTGTCTACGCACTCCGGGGATTTTGAAAATTATACCTTTCAGGACCTGACAGATACGATTCCGGCTTATATGGCCCACTGGAAACAGTTGGGACTTGAGTTTGACTGCATATATTCCGGCTTTTTGGGCTCTCCTAAACAGACCCAAATCGTGGCGGATATCTTTGATGATTTTGCCACCGAGGACACTTTGGTGGTGGTGGACCCTGTGATGGGAGACAATGGGGATTTGTACAGCTCAATTCCGGAAACTATGATTCCACAGATGCGTAAGCTCATAGGCAAGGCGGATATTATTGTTCCCAATTACACGGAGGCGGCGATGCTTCTGGGAAGGGAGATGGAAAGGCAGCAGACGGACGAGGAACTAAAAGAATGGTTAAGGGAACTGGCGGATTTAGGACCAGGCACTGTGATGATTACGAGTGCGCCGGATATGGAAAAACCGGAGATGATGAATGTGATTGCCTATGAGAGAGAGAGCGGAACTTACTGGAAAGTAGCGAGTAGGCTGCTGCATGATTACTATCCGGGAACCGGAGATGTCTTTGCCAGTGTCTTGATTGGTTCATTGCTCAGAGGGGAGAGTCTGCCGGAAGCGATTGATTGGGCGGCTCAGTTTGTCTCCCAGTGTATCAAAGTTAGTAGCGGATACGACTATGAGCGCAGAGATGGAGTGCAGTTGGAGCGGGTGCTTCCGCTGCTTCACCAAGATCATCTGGTAAATGGATATGAGCGTTTTTGA
- a CDS encoding DUF5717 family protein: MKRRVEQMINGKFEYEVPKLILSQERIQIRTSCKKNSQGEIYLGTKENCKIRGYVSSSHRRVVPEVSQFTGTAVKISYGIDVEGLLPGESFQGQLTFLTNVGEYHIPFFVEIETNPVTSTSGEISTLEEFAKLARRDFREAFRLFTSENFQQVLRGATEKTFSLYQGMTHNPVTYQHLEEFLISAGQKEPVNLTLKNEKVSLYQVRESRLESFEIQKSGWGFLRLEVEARGDFLEVSKHMVRDEDFIGSVYQVEYMIHESRLRKGRNFGEILVKGPYQTLVYQVMVSRDKEVQVNISALEKQQRVHLFQTYLELRTRRLDYRQWLSESRKILKTLKDAGCDYPDYQMYEAFLCYQNEEILQAQKILKQYENKSFTKKDLELAGVYLYLCRLTGLLGPKKEIVPKIRSFYNQKADSFLLLWILLQADEEYRLSPSKSLFMLEEQYERGCRNPLMYLEAWQLVEKDITLLRRLNGFWIQVFLFAGRRGLLTKELSMRLAYLSGYLKKFSGSLHMALTKAYEQFPEDDTLEAVCRHIMKGEPRKSQFFPWFSLAVERGLRLTRLYEYYMETMDCSYQRPLPRTLKMYFSYNNNLGDLKRAYIYANVIQNKATDPQAYSSYQETIQRFAKSKILEGKMNENYAVIYQECLSKPCSGQEAEGLAGQMFTHRLYCDDSKVRKVIVRHSQLKNEEAFPCVDGVAYPRIYTKDAAILFEDDKQRRYASTVEYNLTRMMDEKELALVCRQYEVWKPGFLLYICEQESVSKENLDVCQRLLESSEFSEAYKIQVRRRLLDYYSQNAQGEDLDDYLKRVDLKKFARVDKTALMEVMISRGMFTKAYEVMCSYGHEGLSLESMVKLCSRMILEKDMEEEEELVALAAHVFQRGKYDEAILTYLLYYFVGPMDEFFRLWNCACDFQTDTYGVEEKILQFLMLTWDYRREGARVLKNYIQQSGKETLILAYLNFASYGFFIKGYSLDPFLEECLETAYLRKWKMDMVCKLSLFQCLVSVETWTDQQEKIVRELLDMCVHEGYMFRFFERLPEQMRSPYQLDDKAFAECRTAQSAKVTLYYAMDHGLGNTLQYKSEPIKDSYQGVFVKTFTLFYGEVLHYYFVIQLKDEQKKTQERTLTVGHLDMNSQSKYQLLNQMLAARRLGKNQEILSKMKNYLRQEHFVKAMYRIEKE, translated from the coding sequence TTGAAAAGAAGAGTAGAACAGATGATAAACGGTAAATTTGAATATGAGGTGCCTAAGCTGATTTTATCACAGGAACGGATTCAGATTCGGACATCCTGCAAGAAAAACAGTCAGGGAGAGATCTATCTGGGTACTAAGGAGAACTGCAAAATTCGGGGTTACGTCAGCTCCTCTCACAGAAGAGTCGTGCCAGAGGTCTCGCAGTTTACGGGAACAGCGGTGAAGATTTCTTATGGAATTGATGTGGAGGGACTGCTGCCCGGAGAGAGCTTTCAGGGACAACTGACGTTTTTGACAAATGTGGGGGAATATCACATTCCTTTTTTTGTTGAGATAGAAACCAATCCTGTGACCAGTACCAGTGGAGAGATTTCTACGCTGGAGGAGTTTGCGAAACTGGCCAGACGGGATTTTCGGGAAGCTTTCCGACTGTTTACGTCGGAGAATTTTCAGCAGGTTTTGAGGGGGGCGACAGAAAAAACTTTTTCACTGTACCAGGGGATGACTCACAATCCAGTCACCTATCAGCACTTGGAAGAGTTTCTGATTAGCGCTGGTCAAAAGGAGCCAGTGAATCTCACGTTGAAAAATGAAAAGGTATCCTTGTATCAGGTGAGAGAATCTCGGCTGGAATCCTTTGAAATTCAGAAAAGTGGATGGGGATTTCTTCGCCTTGAAGTGGAGGCAAGAGGTGATTTTCTGGAAGTCTCAAAACACATGGTGCGTGATGAGGATTTTATTGGAAGTGTTTACCAAGTGGAATATATGATTCACGAATCCCGCCTGAGGAAGGGAAGAAATTTTGGGGAGATTCTCGTAAAAGGACCTTATCAAACCTTGGTCTATCAGGTGATGGTCTCTAGAGACAAAGAGGTGCAGGTGAATATCAGTGCTCTAGAAAAACAGCAGAGAGTCCACCTCTTTCAGACTTATCTGGAATTGAGAACACGGCGGCTGGATTACCGCCAATGGCTGAGTGAGAGCAGAAAAATTTTGAAAACGCTGAAGGACGCAGGCTGTGATTATCCAGATTATCAGATGTATGAGGCGTTTTTGTGCTATCAAAATGAGGAGATTTTGCAGGCTCAGAAAATTTTAAAGCAGTATGAGAATAAATCTTTCACCAAAAAGGATTTAGAATTGGCTGGTGTCTACTTATACTTGTGCCGGTTGACTGGCCTTCTAGGACCGAAAAAAGAGATTGTCCCCAAAATTCGAAGTTTTTATAATCAGAAGGCGGACAGTTTTCTACTGTTGTGGATCTTGTTGCAGGCAGACGAGGAGTACCGGCTCTCGCCCTCGAAATCTCTCTTTATGTTGGAAGAGCAGTATGAGAGGGGCTGTCGAAATCCATTGATGTATCTGGAAGCTTGGCAGCTGGTGGAAAAAGACATCACTTTGCTTAGAAGGCTCAATGGCTTTTGGATTCAGGTGTTTTTGTTCGCAGGAAGACGGGGGCTGCTGACGAAAGAATTGTCCATGCGCCTAGCCTATCTGTCGGGATACCTGAAAAAATTTTCCGGGAGTCTGCATATGGCACTCACAAAGGCCTATGAACAGTTTCCGGAGGACGATACTTTAGAAGCTGTCTGCCGTCATATTATGAAAGGAGAACCCAGGAAGAGCCAATTTTTTCCGTGGTTTTCTCTGGCAGTGGAGCGCGGTCTTAGACTTACAAGACTGTATGAGTATTATATGGAGACGATGGACTGTAGTTATCAAAGACCGCTGCCGCGCACGTTGAAAATGTATTTTTCTTACAACAATAACCTGGGTGATCTAAAGAGAGCTTATATTTATGCCAATGTGATTCAAAATAAGGCTACAGACCCGCAGGCATACAGCAGCTATCAAGAGACGATTCAGCGGTTTGCGAAGAGCAAGATTCTGGAAGGGAAAATGAATGAAAACTATGCGGTGATCTATCAGGAGTGCCTGTCAAAGCCTTGCAGTGGGCAGGAGGCAGAAGGGTTGGCTGGCCAGATGTTCACACACCGGCTTTACTGTGATGATTCGAAGGTGAGAAAGGTGATTGTGCGGCACAGTCAGTTAAAAAATGAGGAGGCATTTCCCTGTGTGGACGGGGTGGCCTATCCGAGAATTTATACCAAGGACGCTGCGATTCTTTTTGAGGATGATAAACAGCGCAGGTACGCATCAACAGTGGAGTACAATTTGACCAGGATGATGGATGAGAAAGAGCTGGCTTTGGTATGCAGACAGTATGAGGTGTGGAAGCCGGGATTTTTGCTGTATATCTGTGAGCAGGAATCAGTCAGCAAAGAGAATTTGGATGTCTGCCAAAGACTACTGGAATCGTCCGAGTTTTCCGAGGCTTATAAAATACAGGTTCGCCGCAGGTTGCTGGATTATTACTCTCAGAACGCCCAGGGGGAAGACTTGGATGATTATCTGAAGCGAGTGGATTTGAAAAAATTTGCGCGGGTGGATAAGACTGCTCTCATGGAAGTTATGATTTCCAGAGGGATGTTCACGAAAGCTTATGAGGTCATGTGCAGCTACGGGCATGAGGGTCTCAGCTTGGAGAGTATGGTCAAGCTGTGCAGCAGGATGATCCTGGAAAAGGACATGGAAGAGGAAGAAGAGCTGGTAGCCCTGGCCGCTCATGTGTTTCAGCGGGGAAAATATGACGAGGCGATTCTCACCTACCTGCTGTATTATTTTGTGGGACCTATGGATGAGTTTTTCAGACTGTGGAACTGTGCCTGCGATTTTCAGACAGACACCTACGGCGTGGAGGAAAAGATTCTCCAATTCTTGATGCTAACCTGGGATTATCGCCGGGAGGGTGCTAGGGTTTTGAAGAACTATATCCAGCAGTCAGGTAAGGAGACCTTGATTTTAGCTTATCTGAATTTTGCATCCTATGGTTTTTTTATCAAGGGATATTCCCTGGACCCATTTTTGGAAGAATGCCTAGAGACAGCTTATCTTAGAAAGTGGAAGATGGACATGGTGTGTAAACTGAGTCTTTTCCAGTGCCTTGTGTCAGTAGAGACCTGGACAGATCAGCAGGAAAAAATCGTCCGTGAACTTTTAGATATGTGCGTTCACGAAGGATACATGTTCCGATTTTTTGAGAGATTACCGGAGCAGATGAGAAGCCCGTATCAGTTGGACGACAAGGCTTTTGCAGAGTGTAGGACAGCTCAGAGCGCGAAGGTGACACTCTACTATGCGATGGATCACGGATTGGGAAACACTCTGCAATATAAGAGTGAGCCTATCAAAGATAGCTATCAGGGAGTGTTTGTGAAGACATTTACCTTGTTTTATGGGGAGGTCCTTCATTATTATTTTGTCATTCAGTTGAAAGATGAACAGAAGAAAACACAGGAGCGCACGCTGACAGTCGGACACCTTGACATGAACAGTCAGAGTAAGTATCAGCTTTTGAACCAGATGTTAGCAGCGAGGAGGCTTGGCAAAAACCAGGAGATTTTAAGTAAGATGAAAAATTATCTTCGACAGGAACATTTTGTCAAAGCGATGTACCGAATAGAGAAGGAATAA
- a CDS encoding HAD family hydrolase, with product MREKLKKIQGVVFDMDGLMFDSERIVQHAWNVAGRQMGYGDLGYENMCHTIGFNVVRRQEYFLKKYGQNFPFEEFKERYREAYAAYVKEHGVPAKKGLHELLRVLKNRGIPMAIATSSSPAHARGNVEKEGIGDYFVGMITGDMVTEGKPSPEIYQKACELLAIEPSKALALEDSLHGIQAAHKAGMVTVMVPDLVQDSGLIDGILDGKAESLLEVAQWMEGES from the coding sequence ATGAGAGAAAAATTAAAAAAGATACAAGGCGTGGTCTTTGACATGGACGGACTGATGTTTGACAGTGAACGGATTGTCCAGCATGCGTGGAATGTGGCTGGGCGTCAGATGGGCTATGGAGATTTGGGCTATGAAAATATGTGTCATACCATCGGTTTTAATGTGGTGCGCAGACAGGAATACTTTCTGAAAAAATATGGACAGAATTTTCCCTTTGAAGAGTTTAAAGAGAGGTACAGAGAGGCCTATGCAGCCTATGTAAAGGAGCATGGGGTGCCGGCCAAGAAAGGGCTGCATGAGCTTTTGAGGGTACTGAAAAATAGAGGGATTCCCATGGCGATTGCCACCTCCTCTAGCCCGGCACATGCCAGGGGAAATGTGGAAAAAGAGGGGATTGGAGATTATTTTGTCGGGATGATTACCGGTGATATGGTGACAGAGGGAAAGCCTTCTCCTGAGATTTATCAGAAGGCATGTGAACTTTTGGCAATAGAGCCCTCCAAAGCCTTGGCACTAGAAGACTCTCTTCACGGTATCCAGGCGGCTCACAAAGCGGGGATGGTGACCGTCATGGTACCGGATTTAGTTCAGGATTCCGGGTTGATAGATGGAATTTTGGATGGGAAGGCGGAGTCGCTGTTGGAAGTCGCGCAGTGGATGGAAGGAGAGAGCTGA